A single window of Pseudomonas benzenivorans DNA harbors:
- a CDS encoding IS5 family transposase, whose amino-acid sequence MKQMTFADAEYAGKRKKTRKELFLIEMDQVVPWKGLIALIEPHYPKGEGGRPAYPLLAMLRIHLMQNWFGYSDPAMEEALYETTILRQFAGLSLERIPDETTILNFRRLLEKHELAAGILAVINGYLGDRGLSLRQGTIVDATLIDAPSSTKNKDGKRDPEMHQTKKGNQYYFGMKAHIGVDDESGLVHSVVGTAANVADVTQVDKLLHGEENVICADAGYTGVEKRSEHAGREVIWQVAARRGTYKKLGKSSPLYTAKRKIEKAKAQVRAKVEHPFRVIKRQFGYVKVRFRGLAKNTAQLITLFALSNLWMARRHLLATTGEVRL is encoded by the coding sequence ATGAAGCAGATGACCTTCGCCGACGCCGAGTACGCCGGCAAGCGCAAGAAAACCCGCAAGGAACTGTTCCTGATTGAGATGGATCAGGTGGTGCCGTGGAAGGGGTTGATTGCCCTGATCGAGCCGCACTACCCAAAGGGTGAAGGCGGCCGGCCCGCTTATCCGCTGCTGGCGATGCTGCGTATTCATCTGATGCAGAACTGGTTCGGCTATAGCGATCCGGCAATGGAAGAGGCTTTGTACGAGACCACTATCCTGCGCCAGTTTGCTGGCCTGAGCCTGGAACGTATCCCGGACGAAACCACCATCCTCAACTTCCGGCGCCTGCTGGAAAAACACGAACTGGCGGCCGGAATACTGGCGGTAATTAACGGATATCTCGGTGACCGCGGCCTGTCGCTGCGCCAGGGCACCATCGTTGATGCCACGCTGATCGATGCGCCCAGCTCGACCAAGAACAAAGACGGCAAACGCGACCCTGAGATGCATCAGACCAAGAAGGGCAACCAGTACTACTTCGGCATGAAGGCCCACATCGGCGTCGATGACGAATCGGGCCTGGTGCACAGCGTGGTCGGTACCGCAGCCAACGTGGCGGACGTGACCCAAGTCGACAAGTTGCTGCATGGCGAGGAGAACGTCATCTGCGCCGATGCCGGCTATACCGGGGTCGAGAAGCGCTCCGAGCATGCCGGCCGTGAGGTGATCTGGCAGGTCGCGGCACGACGAGGCACCTATAAGAAGCTGGGCAAGAGCAGCCCGCTCTATACAGCCAAACGCAAGATCGAAAAGGCCAAGGCCCAGGTGCGGGCCAAGGTCGAGCACCCATTTCGGGTGATCAAGCGCCAGTTCGGTTACGTGAAGGTGCGATTCCGCGGCCTGGCCAAGAACACCGCGCAGCTGATAACGCTGTTCGCGCTGTCGAACCTGTGGATGGCGCGTCGACATTTGCTGGCGACCACAGGAGAGGTGCGCCTGTGA
- a CDS encoding ribonucleotide-diphosphate reductase subunit beta translates to MLSWDEFDKEDGSEAAVASNTNAQSTDLGVDKLDQAGDAAAHEARAVAADDSAAVARAKAALDQLDIQEGLDELEGSAARVAVDEKRMINCRADLNQLVPFKYDWAWQKYLDGCANHWMPQEVNMNADIALWKSTDGLTDDERRIVMRNLGFFSTADSLVANNLALAVYRLITNPECRQYILRQAFEEAIHTHAYQYCIESLGMDEGEIFNMYHEIPSVAKKASWGLKYTRAISDPTFNTGTVETDKELLRNLIAYYCVLEGIFFYCGFTQILSMGRRNKMTGVAEQFQYILRDESMHLNFGIDVINQIKIENPHLWDAAMKDEATQMILQGTQLEIEYARDTMPRGVLGMNAAMMEDYLKFIANRRLTQIGLKEEYPGTTNPFPWMSEIMDLKKEKNFFETRVIEYQTGGALSWD, encoded by the coding sequence ATGCTGAGCTGGGATGAATTCGACAAGGAAGACGGCAGCGAAGCCGCCGTCGCCAGCAACACCAACGCCCAATCCACCGACCTGGGTGTGGACAAGCTCGACCAGGCCGGCGACGCCGCCGCCCACGAAGCCCGCGCCGTGGCCGCCGACGACAGCGCCGCAGTGGCCCGCGCCAAGGCCGCCCTCGACCAGCTGGACATCCAGGAAGGCCTGGACGAGCTGGAAGGCTCCGCCGCCCGCGTCGCGGTCGACGAGAAGCGCATGATCAACTGCCGCGCCGACCTCAACCAGCTCGTACCCTTCAAGTACGACTGGGCCTGGCAGAAGTACCTGGATGGTTGCGCCAACCACTGGATGCCCCAGGAAGTGAACATGAACGCGGACATCGCGTTGTGGAAGAGCACCGACGGCCTGACCGACGACGAGCGCCGCATCGTCATGCGCAACCTCGGCTTCTTCTCCACCGCCGATTCGCTGGTGGCCAACAACCTGGCCCTGGCCGTGTACCGCCTGATCACCAACCCCGAGTGCCGCCAGTACATCCTGCGCCAGGCCTTCGAAGAGGCGATCCACACCCACGCCTACCAGTACTGCATCGAGTCCCTGGGGATGGATGAAGGCGAGATCTTCAACATGTACCACGAGATCCCGAGCGTGGCGAAGAAGGCCAGCTGGGGCCTCAAGTACACCCGCGCCATCTCCGACCCGACCTTCAACACCGGCACCGTGGAGACCGACAAGGAATTGCTGCGCAACCTGATCGCCTACTACTGCGTGCTCGAAGGCATCTTCTTCTACTGCGGCTTCACCCAGATCCTCTCCATGGGCCGGCGCAACAAGATGACCGGCGTCGCCGAGCAGTTCCAGTACATCCTGCGCGACGAATCCATGCACCTGAACTTCGGCATCGACGTGATCAACCAGATCAAGATCGAGAACCCGCACCTGTGGGATGCGGCGATGAAGGACGAGGCCACCCAGATGATCCTCCAGGGCACCCAGCTGGAGATCGAATACGCCCGCGACACCATGCCCCGGGGCGTACTGGGCATGAACGCGGCGATGATGGAGGACTACCTCAAGTTCATCGCCAACCGTCGCCTGACCCAGATTGGCTTGAAGGAAGAGTACCCAGGTACCACTAACCCCTTCCCATGGATGAGCGAGATCATGGACCTGAAGAAGGAGAAGAACTTCTTCGAGACGCGGGTGATCGAGTATCAGACAGGTGGGGCGTTGAGCTGGGATTGA